A genomic region of Podarcis raffonei isolate rPodRaf1 chromosome 13, rPodRaf1.pri, whole genome shotgun sequence contains the following coding sequences:
- the PRR29 gene encoding proline-rich protein 29 isoform X2: MDRRGQGTASPPVHLIQQPIPQQPEVTILQQLPWATSVPPTSSKAGHIREDLMDLMMIQNAQMHQVVMNNLAMSAVAHFENSPAQSLAQVSHVPWQIEEEEEDDPAPLVFHHHYAPYPSIIPFMGWQSPSQVQQQPAIRHVGPDLQVMGRQDREPVPPPPPPSATGTVMADVPPASEYYDYTEARR; this comes from the exons ATGGATCGGAGGGGCCAAGGGACCGCCTCCCCACCAGTGCACCTCATTCAGCAACCA ATTCCGCAGCAGCCGGAGGTGACAATTCTCCAGCAATTGCCCTGGGCTACATCTGTTCCTCCGACATCCAGCAAGGCAGGGCACATCAGGGAAG ATTTAATGGATCTCATGATGATACAGAATGCCCAGATGCACCAAGTCGTAATGAACAACTTGGCCATGTCAGCAGTGGCGCACTTTGAAAACAGCCCAGCCCAGTCTCTGGCACAG GTATCCCACGTCCCTTGGCAgatagaagaagaggaagaggatgacccAGCCCCCCTTGTGTTCCACCATCATTATGCCCCCTACCCAAGCATTATTCCATTCATGGGATGGCAGTCTCCATCTCAGGTTCAGCAACAACCTGCCATTCGCCATGTAGGCCCAGACCTTCAGGTGATGGGGAGGCAAGACAG GGAACCagtccctccacccccaccaccaAGCGCCACTGGAACTGTGATGGCCGATGTCCCACCAGCTTCAG AATACTATGACTACACTGAGGCACGGAGGTGA